The sequence CATTCACCTCTTGCGGGGCGAGATGCGCTTCTGGGCGGGGCCCGCCGCGAACCGGCTGGAAGAGATCGCCTTTCCCGCCGGGACCAGCTACCGCGTGCTCCCTGGTACGCTGCACCGCATGGAAGCGGTCACCGACGTGGATATCCTGGAGGCCTCGACACCCGACCTGGATGACGTGGTGCGCCTCGAGGACCGCTACGGCCGGGTATGATCGTCTAC is a genomic window of Gemmatimonadota bacterium containing:
- a CDS encoding cupin encodes the protein MGDAQALPQLVPKPWGHELIWARTDRYVGKILHVRAGHALSLQYHERKDETIHLLRGEMRFWAGPAANRLEEIAFPAGTSYRVLPGTLHRMEAVTDVDILEASTPDLDDVVRLEDRYGRV